In Cyprinus carpio isolate SPL01 chromosome A1, ASM1834038v1, whole genome shotgun sequence, the following proteins share a genomic window:
- the LOC109064922 gene encoding tetraspanin-1-like produces MGSPMLIALGCIFALMGLIGFCGTLKKISWMLLVFFVVVLIIFILQVIAAVFLLLPNSVKENALSSLEVKFVESLRTKYDQDQSFTDIWNVTMTKLNCCGYKGYKDFTNSTLKGSSEYPKQCCKSVKKCEKVEAEKENIRGCIHVLFDENIPISGALSFLIGILEIVAMFVSLKVYRCLRRLPDLPDPFSNNL; encoded by the exons ATGGGCTCCCCGATGCTGATTGCTCTGGGCTGCATCTTCGCTCTCATGGGCTTGATTGGCTTTTGTGGCACTTTGAAGAAAATAAGCTGGATGCTCTTGGTC TTCTTCGTTGTTGTGCTTATCATCTTCATCCTTCAGGTCATCGCAGCAGTGTTTCTCCTCCTCCCAAATTCTGTG AAAGAAAATGCATTGAGCAGCTTAGAGGTCAAATTTGTTGAAAGTCTTCGGACGAAATATGATCAAGACCAATCATTCACTGACATATGGAATGTAACTATGACTAAG cTGAACTGCTGTGGATACAAAGGCTACAAGGACTTCACAAATTCAACTTTAAAGGGGAGCTCAGAATATCCCAAACAATGCTGCAAAAGtgtaaaaaagtgtgaaaaagtaGAAGCTGAGAAAGAG AATATAAGGGGCTGCATTCATGTGCTGTTTGATGAAAATATACCCATATCTGGAGCTTTGTCATTTCTGATCGGCATTCTAGAG ATTGTTGCCATGTTTGTTTCGCTGAAAGTCTACCGATGCTTGAGACGCTTACCTGATCTCCCGGACCCTTTTTCAAATAATCTGTGA